The Atlantibacter hermannii genomic interval TGTTCGATGCGTGCAATATCTTGTTCCACATGAGCCTCTTATCAATCACGCAGGGGGGCATTATGCATGATAGCGGTCGCGATCTGGTACACTGGGCCACCCGCACAGTAAGAAATGAGAAGTAATCGCTATGAATATGGGTCTTTTTTATGGTTCCAGTACCTGTTACACCGAGATGGCAGCGGAAAAAATCCGCGACATTATCGGGCCGGAACTGGTTACGCTGCATAACCTGAAAGATGACGCACCGGCGCTGATGGAGCAGTACGATGTCCTGATCCTCGGCATTCCGACCTGGGATTTTGGTGAAATCCAGGAAGACTGGGAAGCTATATGGGATCAACTGGATACGCTGGATTTAGCGGGTAAAATCGTCGCGCTTTACGGCATGGGCGATCAGCTGGGTTATGGCGAATGGTTCCTGGACGCGCTCGGTATGCTGCACGATAAGCTGATGCCTAAAGGGGTGAAATTCGTGGGATACTGGCCGACTGAAGGCTATGAATTCACCAGCCCGAAACCGGTTATCGCCGATGGTCAGCTTTTTGTGGGGCTCGCACTGGATGAAACCAACCAGTACGATTTAAGCGATGAACGCATCCAGCAATGGTGCGAACAGATTCTGGGAGAAATGGCGGAGCATTTCTCCTGAGAATCAGGGATGGCGACCGCTTTGCGGTTGCTGCATTAATATCCGCCGTAAATCACGCCATTCGCCTGCGTCCATACTGTCTGCCGCAAGCCATAAATGCTGGCTGCGATGTGTATCCGGGTGACGCAAGCGCAGCAACATGCCGCTTTGCAGCATCCAGGGCGCAGCCGTCAGTTCCCACTCGATACCTTGCCAGCGCAACCGATAATCAATTGTCAGTTTGACTTCACCTTGCAGTGAATGGATGCGCCGTTGGCTGCGCACGCAATCAAATACCACTAATGATAATAAAATCAGCCAGAGCGGCATGTAACTCAACGGCCAGGGCAGCAATAAAATAATAGCCGCAACAATGCCGTGAAGCATGAGCGAAAACCATTGTGCGCGCCATGAGACGCGTAGATCAGATTGCCACAGGACCACGATCCCGGTTCCGTGTTTGAATCATTTGCACCATGCGCTGCAATTCACTGTCCGCAGGCTTACCGTGATTCATTAACCAGTTAAAAAGATCGGGGTCGTCGCATTCGAGCAAACGAATAAACACGCGTTTGTCGTCGTCGCTCAGGGTGTCATACTCGTGTTCAAAGAACGGCATGATAGAGATATCCAGCTCACGCATCCCGCGACGGCATGCCCAGTGGATACGGGCTTTATTATTAATATCCATGATTGCTTTCCTGGGTAATCACTCTGAAGGATGCCTGCTAGTGTAACCCGTTTTCGCCACTTCATTTAATGGAATGTTGTCATTTAGGCGCCATGTTCCAAAAAACTTTATTAAAAATGAAACTATTACGCCTGAATTGGATGATATCCCGAAAGTAATAAAGACGGCACGAAAGGCCATGTCAAAGCGCTTGCAATGTGTTGTGGCTCTTTTACCATTAGTCTCATTAGACAATGCATTGTGAATCGGGGCACTTATATGGCTTTTAATCCGTTCCCTCCGCGTCAGCCGACTGCTGCCGCCCGTCTGCCTTTAACCCTTATTACCCTGGAAGATTGGGCGTTGGCGACCATCACCGGCGCCGACAGCGAAAAATATATACAAGGCCAGGTAACAGCAGATGTCGCACTGCTGCAAAACAATCAGCATCTGCTGGTGGCCCATTGCGACGCGAAAGGCAAGATGTGGAGTAATCTGCGTCTGTTCCGCCAGAATGAAGGCTTCGCCTGGATTCAGCGCCGTAGCGTTCGTGACGCCCAACTGACCGCGCTGAAAAAGTACGCCGTGTTTTCTAAAGTGACTATCGCACCGGACGACAATGCGGTATTGCTGGGCGTTGCGGGTTTCCAGGCGCGCGCCGCGCTGGCTAATCACTTTTCAGCGCTGCCGGATGCGGAAAATCCCGCTGTGCATGATGACGATACCACCCTGCTCTGGCTACCGTTACCCGCTGAACGTTTCTTGCTGATTACCATGGAAGAAAAAGCGCAGCAGCTTACCGATAGCCTGCGTGGAGAAGCGCAGCTTAACGCCAGCCAGCAGTGGCTGGCGCTCGATATTGAAGCGGGTTACCCAATTATCGACGAAGCCAACAGCGCGCAGTTTATTCCTCAGGCCACAAACCTTCAGGCCTTCGGCGGCATTAGCTTCAAGAAAGGTTGCTATACCGGCCAGGAGATGGTGGCGCGCGCTAAGTTCCGCGGTGCCAATAAACGCGCACTCTGGACGCTGGTGGGTAATGCCAGCCGTACGCCTGCGCCTGGGGAAGACCTGGAGCTGAAGATGGGCGACAACTGGCGTCGCACCGGCACCGTACTGGCCGCCGTTAAGCTGGATGATGGAACGGTACGCGTTCAGGTTGTCATGAATAACGACATGGAAAGCGACAGCGTCTTCCGCGTACGTGATGAACCCAGCCACACCCTGGCAATTGAACCCCTGCCGTATTCGTTAGAAGAAGCGTAATGTAAAGCTCTCCGCCAGCCATAATGGCGGGCGGAGACAGGCTAATGTATTTGAGTGGCCAATAAGCGGCAATTGTCTGAATCCCGGCGCTTAAAGCTTTAAGCGCCGCGGCAAACAAATGAGGTCAACGTCTCAGTAATCGAAAGGGTAGCGGTTATTAATGCTGTCCGACGTAAAGATAAATAGCCAGGAAATGGCATACGCTGCCGCCCAGCACAAAGCCATGCCAGATAGCATGGTTATACGGGATGCGTTTGCACACGTAGAAAATCACGCCAAGCGAATAGACAATCCCACCCGCCGCTAACAGAGTCACGCCGCCCAGGGCGAGCTTTTCAGTTAGTTCATAAATCACAATCAGCGAAAGCCAACCCATTGCCAGATACGTCACCAGCGAGAGCACTTTAAAGCGATGCGCAATGGTTAATTTAAACAGGATGCCCAGTAGCGCCAGCCCCCAAATCACAATCATCAGGGTGCGGGCCAACGGCGAGTCGAGACCCACCAGTAAAAACGGAGTGTAGGTACCGGCAATCAATAAATAAATTGCACAGTGGTCAAATTTCTTAAGCCATCTCTTCGCGTTGGCGTGGGGGATGGCGTGATACAACGTTGAGGCGAGAAACAGCAGGATCATGCTGCCGCCATACAGGCTGTAGCTGGTGATGGCCATAACGTTCGCATTGGCATCCACCGCCTGGATTAGCAATAACACCAATCCAACGATACCGAAAACCAGACCCACGCCGTGGCTAATACTGTTGGCTATTTCCTCAGCCAGTGAATATCCCTTCTCCATTAATGGTTTGCTCACCATAAAGTGACTCCAGAGGAACTGAATATAAAAGCAGCTCCTCTAGCCTAATTGAGAATGATTTCAGTGTACACATGTTCGCTAAAATATTTATTGCCTCGTCGGCAGACGCACGGTACGCAAGACAATGTGCTATGCAGAAATCACCTTAAAAGCAATCACATAGAAATTATCGGTACCCGGATAGATCGCGTTGATAACCTCGCGCAGCGCATCCAGCGTCATGTTCTCCTGGTGCGCATGCTCATCGGTAAGTTCGCTTAGCGTAACCGGCGTCACGCTCAGCACATTGATGGTGCAGAAATAGCCGTCATCCTCATAGCGACCAACGCGCAATACTTGCCCCGCCTTGAAATGCGCTTCACTTTCATCACGAATCGTAATGGTTTTACGGCCTGCAAGAATGTCGCTTTCAAATCGTTGAAAAAAAGTAATATCGTTCATCTCATTCCCGTTGATGTCATGCTCTGGTCGGAAGATATTACCTGTCCTGGGGTGGGTTAAAAACTGCAATTCCAGTATCCTTGAAACACTGCCTGAAACAGGATCGCTTACCGTGACGTTATTCACTCATTCCGCCGTTGCCAGCCTTAATAATATCGAAATGAGGGTCTATAACTTTGTGGTCAAAAACCGCGACAAAGTGATGTATATGACCATCCGTGAGCTGGCCGAGGCAGCAGGCGTTTCCACCACGACGGTGCTGCGCTTTTGCCGCAAGCTCAACTGCGACGGCTACTCCGAGTTTCGCGTCCGCTTTAAGCTCTACCTTGAGCAAAATGAACCCCAGCAGGCTAACTTCGGCGCCAGCGAAATCATCAGTTTCTTCCGTAGCGTGAATAACGATGAATTTGATCAACTGCTGGATAAAGCCACGGATATCATTCTGGCCTCGGAGCGCATTATTTTTGTTGGCGCAGGCACCTCCGGATCGCTGGCCAAATATGGCGCGCGTTTTTTCTCTAACGTCGGCAAATTCAGCAACCATATTGACGATCCCTACTTCCCGGTGACCAGTGATATGGCGAAAAACGCGCTGGCGATCGTGCTGTCTGTTTCCGGTGAAACGGCGGAAATTCTGCGCTTCGCCAGTCAGTTCAGCCTGCACCATTGCAAGGTGTTATCTATCACCAGCCACGACAATTCATCCCTGGCGAAACTGGCCGATTTCAATCTCTCCTGGCATATTCCCCAAACGCGCGTGGCGGGCGTTTACGACATCACCACGCAAATCCCGGTGGTCTATATTCTTGAAACGCTGGGCCGCAAAATCGCCCGTAAACTGGGCGAATAAAACACCCTGTTTTCTGGAGGTAACAAGTCACAACTTGTTGATTTTGTTATATCGTGACAATTACCGTTCCTTTTGCCAGACTCGCCTGCAACACGTCCCGTATCACTCTGTTCTGGAATCGCGATGATGAAAAAACTGACTTTACCCAAAGACTTTTTATGGGGTGGCGCGGTCGCCGCGCACCAGGTTGAAGGCGGCTGGAATAAAGGCGGCAAAGGCCCCAGCATCTGTGACGTTTTGACCGGCGGCGCGCACGGCGTTCCGCGCGAGATCACCCAAAGCGTGGAAGCGGGAAAATACTATCCCAATCATGAAGCTGTGGATTTTTACGGCCATTACAAAGAAGACATTAAACTGTTCGCGGAAATGGGCTTTAAGTGTTTTCGCACTTCCATCGCCTGGACGCGTATTTTCCCCAACGGTGATGAGCTCACGCCCAATGAAGAGGGGTTACAGTTCTACGACGACCTGTTCGATGAATTGCTGAAGTACAACATTGAACCGGTCATCACCCTCTCCCACTTCGAAATGCCGCTGCATCTGGTGCAACACTACGGAGGCTGGACCAACCGTAAGGTCGTGGACTTCTTTGTGCGTTTCGCTGAAGTCGTATTCGAACGCTACCGGAATAAGGTCAAGTACTGGATGACCTTTAACGAGATTAACAACCAGCGCAACTGGCGCGCGCCGCTGTTTGGCTACTGCTGTTCCGGCGTGGTGTATACCGAACATGAAAACCCGGAAGAGACCATGTATCAGGTGCTGCATCACCAGTTCGTGGCCAGCGCGCTGGCGGTAAAGGCGGCGCGTAACATCAATCCTGCGATGAAAGTCGGCTGTATGCTGGCGATGGTGCCGCTGTATCCGTTCTCCTGTAAGCCAGAAGACGTGATGTATGCACAGGAATCGATGCGTGAACGTTATGTCTTTACCGATGTTCAGCTGCGCGGTTACTACCCGTCCTATGTTCTTAACGAATGGGAGCGCCGGGGCTTTACCATCAATATGGAAGCCGGGGATGAGCAGGTGCTGCGCGAAGGCACCTGTGATTATCTGGGCTTCAGCTATTACATGACCAACGCCGTCAAAGCCGAAGGCGGCAGCGGTGATGCGCTGACCGGTTTCCAGGGCAGCGTGCCGAACCCGCATGTCAAAGCCTCAGACTGGGGCTGGCAGATTGACCCGGTTGGCCTGCGTTATGCGCTGTGCGAACTGTACGAACGCTATCAGAAGCCGCTGTTTATCGTGGAAAACGGCTTCGGCGCATACGATAAAGTCGAAGAAGACGGCAGCATTAATGACGATTATCGCATCGATTATCTGCGCGCCCACGTTGAAGAGATGATCAAAGCCGTCACCTGGGATGGCGTGGATCTGATGGGGTATACGCCATGGGGTTGCATTGACTGCGTCTCTTTCACCACCGGTCAGTACAGCAAGCGCTACGGCTTTATCTATGTCAATAAACATGACGACGGCACGGGCGACATGTCCCGTTCACGCAAGAAAAGCTTTAACTGGTATAAAGAAGTGATCGCCAGTAACGGCGAAAAACTGTAATGAAAAAGGGGCCTTAGCGCCCCTTTTCTCTGTCCACGCATTTACCACATTGTTGAAACCTATCCCAATGATAGGCCTGGCTTGTAAAATTTATTGATCCCTCGCAAGAGCCAGAATTCCCACACTGACACTATGCCCTTTCAGGAATCAGAACGTTTGTGGTCTCTGAGACCTCATTCACTTGAAGGGATAATAAGATGAAAAAACGCACTAAACTGGCGCTGGGTGTGATAGGCGTCGGCGTTGTCGGCTACCTTGGGCTCGTGGCATATGTGTATCACCACGACAGCGATCGTAACAGCCGAGCTTTGACGCAAACCTCTGTATCACCGCAAAACAATCAGGTGCTGGCGATCATGCGCGATAAAGGATGTGACTATTGCCATAGCGTATCCACCGATCTGCCATTCTATGCCTCGCTGCCGGTGGCGAAGCAGCTGATGAATTATGATATGCACCTTGGCTATAAATCGTTCGATCTCACTCCGCTGCGGCAAAGTTTGCTGGATGATACGCCCCCCTTACAAAGCGATTTGACCAAAGTCGAATGGGTGATGGCGCATCAAACGATGCCGCCGACGCGCTATACCGCCCTGCACTGGGACGGCAAAATGAGTGATGAAGAGCGCGGTGTAGTGCTGGCGTGGATCAAAGCCCAGCGCCTGAAATATTACGCCTCTGACGACATGGCGGAAGCGCATCGCAACGAGCCGGTGCAGCCCATCCCGCAAACCGTCCCCTACGACAAGCGCAAAGCCGCGCTCGGCTTCCGGTTGTATCACGATCCGCGCATCTCCGGTGACAGCTCCATCTCCTGCGCCAGTTGCCACCAGCTTGGCGCGGGCGGCGTGGATGGTCGTAAAACCTCCACCGGCGTACGGGGCGAAATCGGGCCTATCAACGCCCCAACGGTGTTTAACTCGGTCTTTAACGTGGTGCAATTCTGGGACGGTCGCGCGCCGGATCTCAAAGCGCAGGCTGGTGGCCCGCCGCTCAATCCCATTGAGATGGCGTCCAAATCCTGGGATGAGATCACTGGCAGGTTAAATCAGGATGCGATCCTTAAACGCGACTTTACCGCCGTCTACCCGGAGGGATTAAGCGGCGACACGATCACCGACGCCATCGCTGAGTTCGAAAAAACGTTGATTACGCCGAACTCGCCGTTCGACAACTATCTGCGTGGCGACGACAGCGCGTTGACGGCGCAACAGAAACAGGGCTGGAAACTGTTTAAAGATAACAAGTGCGCTACCTGCCACACCGGCGTAATCCTCGGCGGCAGAACCTTCGAGCCGCTGGGCCTGAAGAAAGAGTTCACGTTTGGCGACGTACTGCCTGCGGATATCGGGCGCATGAACGTCACCCATAACGAACGCGACCGCCTGCGCCAGAAAGTGCCGACGCTGCGCAATATCGCCCTGACCGCACCCTATTTTCATCGTGGCGATGTCGCTACTCTGGATGAGGCGGTAAAACTGATGCTGCGTTATCAGGTCGGTACCGAACTGCCGCAGTCCGATGTGGATGATATTGTGGCGTTCCTGCAAAGCCTGAACGGCGTATATCAACCCGCGCCGCTGGAGTAAACCGCCATGCCGCCCAACCGGGCGGCTATTTTCCCCCGGCCAGATCGACAAAACTGCCCGTCACATAGGACGCGCTATCGCTTACCAGCCACGCAATAGCCTGCGCCACCTCTTCCGGCCGGCCGCCGCGCCGCATAGGGATGGCCGAGGCTACGCGATCCACCCGTCCCGGTTCACCGCCGGACGCATGCATATCGGTATAAATAAATCCCGGGCGTACGCCATTGACGCGAATGCCCTGTGCCGCCACCTCGAGCGACAGGCCGATGGTCAGTGAATCCACCGCCCCTTTA includes:
- the yqfA gene encoding hemolysin (membrane protein); the protein is MVSKPLMEKGYSLAEEIANSISHGVGLVFGIVGLVLLLIQAVDANANVMAITSYSLYGGSMILLFLASTLYHAIPHANAKRWLKKFDHCAIYLLIAGTYTPFLLVGLDSPLARTLMIVIWGLALLGILFKLTIAHRFKVLSLVTYLAMGWLSLIVIYELTEKLALGGVTLLAAGGIVYSLGVIFYVCKRIPYNHAIWHGFVLGGSVCHFLAIYLYVGQH
- the ygfY gene encoding TPR repeat protein, which gives rise to MDINNKARIHWACRRGMRELDISIMPFFEHEYDTLSDDDKRVFIRLLECDDPDLFNWLMNHGKPADSELQRMVQMIQTRNRDRGPVAI
- the ccp gene encoding di-heme cytochrome c peroxidase family protein; this translates as MKKRTKLALGVIGVGVVGYLGLVAYVYHHDSDRNSRALTQTSVSPQNNQVLAIMRDKGCDYCHSVSTDLPFYASLPVAKQLMNYDMHLGYKSFDLTPLRQSLLDDTPPLQSDLTKVEWVMAHQTMPPTRYTALHWDGKMSDEERGVVLAWIKAQRLKYYASDDMAEAHRNEPVQPIPQTVPYDKRKAALGFRLYHDPRISGDSSISCASCHQLGAGGVDGRKTSTGVRGEIGPINAPTVFNSVFNVVQFWDGRAPDLKAQAGGPPLNPIEMASKSWDEITGRLNQDAILKRDFTAVYPEGLSGDTITDAIAEFEKTLITPNSPFDNYLRGDDSALTAQQKQGWKLFKDNKCATCHTGVILGGRTFEPLGLKKEFTFGDVLPADIGRMNVTHNERDRLRQKVPTLRNIALTAPYFHRGDVATLDEAVKLMLRYQVGTELPQSDVDDIVAFLQSLNGVYQPAPLE
- the ybbH_3 gene encoding putative transcriptional regulator produces the protein MTLFTHSAVASLNNIEMRVYNFVVKNRDKVMYMTIRELAEAAGVSTTTVLRFCRKLNCDGYSEFRVRFKLYLEQNEPQQANFGASEIISFFRSVNNDEFDQLLDKATDIILASERIIFVGAGTSGSLAKYGARFFSNVGKFSNHIDDPYFPVTSDMAKNALAIVLSVSGETAEILRFASQFSLHHCKVLSITSHDNSSLAKLADFNLSWHIPQTRVAGVYDITTQIPVVYILETLGRKIARKLGE
- the bglA gene encoding 6-phospho-beta-glucosidase, producing MMKKLTLPKDFLWGGAVAAHQVEGGWNKGGKGPSICDVLTGGAHGVPREITQSVEAGKYYPNHEAVDFYGHYKEDIKLFAEMGFKCFRTSIAWTRIFPNGDELTPNEEGLQFYDDLFDELLKYNIEPVITLSHFEMPLHLVQHYGGWTNRKVVDFFVRFAEVVFERYRNKVKYWMTFNEINNQRNWRAPLFGYCCSGVVYTEHENPEETMYQVLHHQFVASALAVKAARNINPAMKVGCMLAMVPLYPFSCKPEDVMYAQESMRERYVFTDVQLRGYYPSYVLNEWERRGFTINMEAGDEQVLREGTCDYLGFSYYMTNAVKAEGGSGDALTGFQGSVPNPHVKASDWGWQIDPVGLRYALCELYERYQKPLFIVENGFGAYDKVEEDGSINDDYRIDYLRAHVEEMIKAVTWDGVDLMGYTPWGCIDCVSFTTGQYSKRYGFIYVNKHDDGTGDMSRSRKKSFNWYKEVIASNGEKL
- the ygfX gene encoding protein, whose amino-acid sequence is MVLWQSDLRVSWRAQWFSLMLHGIVAAIILLLPWPLSYMPLWLILLSLVVFDCVRSQRRIHSLQGEVKLTIDYRLRWQGIEWELTAAPWMLQSGMLLRLRHPDTHRSQHLWLAADSMDAGEWRDLRRILMQQPQSGRHP
- the ygfZ gene encoding tRNA-modifying protein; the encoded protein is MCCGSFTISLIRQCIVNRGTYMAFNPFPPRQPTAAARLPLTLITLEDWALATITGADSEKYIQGQVTADVALLQNNQHLLVAHCDAKGKMWSNLRLFRQNEGFAWIQRRSVRDAQLTALKKYAVFSKVTIAPDDNAVLLGVAGFQARAALANHFSALPDAENPAVHDDDTTLLWLPLPAERFLLITMEEKAQQLTDSLRGEAQLNASQQWLALDIEAGYPIIDEANSAQFIPQATNLQAFGGISFKKGCYTGQEMVARAKFRGANKRALWTLVGNASRTPAPGEDLELKMGDNWRRTGTVLAAVKLDDGTVRVQVVMNNDMESDSVFRVRDEPSHTLAIEPLPYSLEEA
- the fldB gene encoding flavodoxin II, with amino-acid sequence MNMGLFYGSSTCYTEMAAEKIRDIIGPELVTLHNLKDDAPALMEQYDVLILGIPTWDFGEIQEDWEAIWDQLDTLDLAGKIVALYGMGDQLGYGEWFLDALGMLHDKLMPKGVKFVGYWPTEGYEFTSPKPVIADGQLFVGLALDETNQYDLSDERIQQWCEQILGEMAEHFS
- the yqfB gene encoding putative cytoplasmic protein codes for the protein MNDITFFQRFESDILAGRKTITIRDESEAHFKAGQVLRVGRYEDDGYFCTINVLSVTPVTLSELTDEHAHQENMTLDALREVINAIYPGTDNFYVIAFKVISA